The following are encoded in a window of Brettanomyces bruxellensis chromosome 9, complete sequence genomic DNA:
- a CDS encoding uncharacterized protein (BUSCO:EOG09263KDI), translating to MAGRNLPLISKKELSAHATEKSCWVSLYNRKVYDITSFLDEHPGGPEVILEHAGKDITKALADPDSHVHSESAYEMLDDGMQVGYLATAEEESELLARHKGMHVSPEDTSAERYDSVPIDSTGMKTVDLTDFGEIPDDLVHLKTDAEQDFKKYKFLDLDKPLLMQVLRAHWTKAFYLDQIHRPRHYGKGSAQIFGNFLEPISLTPWWIIPTLWLPVNFYIFYQGVTHLSPIVSIPLWLLGLFVWTLIEYCMHRFLFHLDTYLPDNQYAFTLHFLMHGVHHFLPMDRMRLVMPPALFVVLCTPFYKLVFAVFPYYVACCAFAGGFLGYILYDMTHYALHHAKLPKCFKTIKTSHLEHHYKNYKLAFGVTSTFWDWVFGTLIKPEDVYQKTV from the coding sequence ATGGCCGGTAGAAATCTTCCTTTAATCTCGAAAAAAGAGCTCTCAGCTCACGCCACGGAAAAGTCGTGCTGGGTGTCTTTATACAACAGAAAAGTCTATGACATAACATCGTTTTTGGACGAGCATCCAGGTGGACCTGAAGTGATTCTCGAACATGCTGGTAAGGATATTACTAAGGCTCTTGCTGATCCAGACAGTCACGTGCACTCAGAGAGTGCATATGAGATGCTTGATGATGGCATGCAGGTGGGATACCTAGCAACAGCCGAAGAGGAGTCTGAGTTGCTTGCCAGACATAAAGGTATGCACGTTTCTCCAGAGGATACTTCAGCTGAGCGTTACGATTCCGTTCCAATTGATTCAACTGGAATGAAGACGGTCGATCTGACAGACTTCGGCGAGATTCCAGACGATCTCGTCCACTTGAAGACAGATGCCGAGCAGGATTTCAAGAAGTACAAGTTTTTGGACTTGGATAAGCCACTTTTAATGCAAGTTTTAAGAGCACACTGGACAAAGGCCTTCTACTTGGACCAGATCCACAGACCTAGACATTACGGAAAGGGATCAGCACAGATCTTTGGAAACTTCTTGGAGCCAATCTCTCTCACTCCATGGTGGATTATTCCTACTTTGTGGCTTCCTGTTAACTTCTATATCTTCTACCAGGGTGTCACCCACTTGAGTCCAATTGTGTCCATCCCATTATGGCTTTTGGGATTGTTCGTATGGACTCTAATTGAGTACTGCATGCACAGATTCTTGTTCCATCTTGACACGTATCTTCCAGACAACCAGTACGCATTCACTCTTCACTTCTTAATGCACGGTGTGCATCACTTCCTCCCAATGGACAGAATGAGGTTAGTGATGCCTCCTGCATTATTCGTAGTTCTCTGCACTCCTTTCTACAAACTTGTGTTTGCAGTTTTCCCATACTACGTTGCTTGCTGTGCTTTTGCCGGTGGATTCTTGGGCTACATTTTGTACGATATGACACACTATGCTCTTCATCACGCTAAACTTCCAAAGTGCTTCAAGACAATCAAGACCAGTCATTTGGAACACCACTACAAGAACTACAAGCTTGCCTTTGGTGTCACCAGCACTTTCTGGGACTGGGTTTTCGGTACTTTAATCAAGCCTGAGGATGTCTACCAGAAGACTGTTTGA
- the YAH1 gene encoding mitochondrial matrix iron-sulfur protein, protein MFRSLTRSFRAYYPALRSLSRTTRWQQLKPVYPVSKFSRSFQTTSFAQHGHLKPPKKGEELHITFILKDGTQKTFEVAEGDSILDIAQANGLDMEGACGGSCACSTCHVIVDPDFYDEIPEPDDDENDMLDLAFGLTETSRLGCQVRMTKKLDGIRVALPAMTRNMQMKDFKKE, encoded by the coding sequence ATGTTTAGATCGTTAACAAGAAGTTTCCGAGCATATTACCCTGCCCTTCGCTCTCTTTCCAGAACTACGCGGTGGCAACAGTTGAAACCAGTATATCCAGTGAGTAAATTTTCCAGAAGTTTCCAGACTACATCATTTGCACAGCATGGCCACTTGAAACCACCGAAGAAGGGAGAGGAACTTCACATAACATTCATCCTTAAAGATGGAACACAGAAGACATTTGAGGTTGCTGAGGGAGATAGTATTCTGGACATTGCACAGGCCAACGGCTTGGACATGGAGGGCGCTTGTGGTGGTTCTTGTGCCTGCTCTACCTGTCATGTGATAGTGGATCCGGACTTTTATGACGAAATTCCAGAAcctgatgatgatgaaaatgatatgTTAGATCTTGCTTTTGGTTTAACTGAAACTTCGAGACTAGGCTGTCAGGTTCGAATGACTAAAAAGTTGGATGGAATAAGAGTTGCTCTTCCTGCTATGACAAGGAACATGCAGATGAAAGACTTCAAAAAGGAATGA
- a CDS encoding uncharacterized protein (CAZy:GT15), whose amino-acid sequence MRLPHSSRMSKREILYVTSSTLRHAINNCRKIRRRSIVKIATCISFLAATIFILIVWLEREAKLKAITSLDLLSLDDKYSPQMLHMVPMRERAIASSVDSVFESGCRDIKDEIGKPREKAAMVVLARNSELDGVLSSMKSLERHFNQWFNYPWVFLNDEEFTEEFKVEVGKIASGKTEFGIIPEHKWHMPFEKDDPVTFAEAVEEQGDRGIMYGSMPAYHRMCRFYSGYFFEHELVQKYDWYWRVEPDVDFYCDITYDPFREMKLHNKKYGFTIMIKELINTVPNLFRYTLSFARENEMEFTDSWSLFAKSFGRVKGTNEKDYKDIKDMKQFWNRLQQRVPILDAVDWSTDSSGDDLSEYGFQSLVSAGNSASTDRSKIDMFNNMEYSLCHFWSNFEISRTDLFLSPEYKKYFDFLEKSGGFYMERWGDAPIHSLATGLFLSQSEMHYFRDIGYRHSTLEHCPLNSPFQRSYRESKNYTHGYTQKEERYWRKYDAPVANSRVGTGCRCRCPTGYSDIENSGSTCIPLWALLSESKRHPRAKLDLNKIEHEAVQMYRAYVKKNPQKGGSWKLSENDRHKLEKYVLSG is encoded by the coding sequence ATGAGATTACCGCATTCTTCTCGTATGTCTAAGCGTGAAATTCTATATGTCACAAGCTCTACCTTGCGGCATGCAATCAATAACTGCCGAAAGATTCGAAGACGGTCAATAGTTAAGATAGCGACATGTATAAGTTTTCTTGCAGCCAcgatatttatattaatagTATGGCTGGAAAGAGAAGCAAAACTGAAGGCTATCACTTCGTTGGACCTGTTATCACTAGATGATAAGTATAGTCCACAGATGTTACATATGGTTCCCATGAGAGAGCGGGCTATAGCATCATCGGTTGACAGCGTATTTGAATCTGGATGCAGAGATATCAAAGATGAAATCGGTAAGCCGCGAGAAAAGGCTGCTATGGTTGTTTTAGCAAGAAACTCAGAATTAGACGGCGTACTTTCTTCCATGAAGTCATTAGAGAGGCACTTTAATCAATGGTTTAATTATCCTTGGGTGTTCTTAAATGACGAAGAATTTACGGAGGAATTCAAAGTGGAGGTGGGTAAAATTGCTAGCGGAAAAACAGAGTTTGGAATAATACCCGAACATAAATGGCATATGCcgtttgaaaaagatgatccTGTTACATTTGCAGAAGCTGTTGAGGAACAGGGTGATCGAGGTATTATGTATGGTAGTATGCCAGCATATCATCGCATGTGTAGATTTTACTCTGGGTACTTTTTTGAACACGAACTAGTCCAGAAATACGATTGGTATTGGCGTGTCGAGCCAGACGTTGACTTCTACTGTGATATCACATACGATCCTTTTAGAGAAATGAAGCTTCACAATAAAAAGTATGGCTTTACGATCATGATCAAGGAGCTTATTAACACTGTTCCAAATCTTTTCAGATACACACTGTCTTTTGCCAGAGAAAATGAGATGGAATTTACTGATTCATGGTCTTTGTTTGCGAAATCGTTTGGCCGGGTCAAGGGTACCAACGAAAAAGATTATAAGGATATAAAAGACATGAAACAGTTCTGGAACCGCCTTCAACAACGTGTTCCTATACTGGATGCCGTCGATTGGTCGACAGACTCGTCTGGGGATGATCTTAGTGAATATGGCTTCCAGTCACTGGTGAGTGCCGGTAATTCAGCCAGCACAGATAGATCTAAGATAGATATGTTTAATAACATGGAATACTCTCTTTGTCACTTTTGGTCGAACTTTGAGATAAGCAGGACTGATCTATTTCTGTCACCAGAGTATAAGAAGTATTTCGACTTCCTAGAGAAATCAGGGGGGTTTTACATGGAGAGATGGGGTGATGCTCCAATTCATTCATTGGCGACAGGTCTCTTTTTAAGCCAATCTGAGATGCACTATTTTCGTGATATTGGTTACAGACACTCTACGTTGGAGCACTGTCCGCTAAATTCACCTTTCCAAAGGTCGTATCGAGAATCTAAAAACTACACGCATGGATATACCCAAAAGGAAGAGCGGTACTGGCGTAAGTATGATGCTCCAGTTGCAAACTCCAGAGTTGGCACTGGCTGCAGATGCAGATGTCCGACAGGTTACTCTGATATAGAGAACTCTGGTAGTACCTGTATACCCCTTTGGGCTCTGCTTTCGGAAAGCAAGAGGCATCCTCGTGCAAAGCTAGATCTTAACAAAATTGAACATGAAGCCGTTCAGATGTATAGAGCGTATGTTAAGAAGAATCCACAAAAGGGTGGCAGTTGGAAGTTAAGTGAAAATGATCGTCACAAGCTTGAAAAGTACGTTCTAAGCGGGTGA
- a CDS encoding uncharacterized protein (BUSCO:EOG09264R4M) → MSDLFENYESDFKVAYADAQEKENQIYGLTDQDRRVELMRDVEKSIDDCYELIDSMNLEVQQLSTHERAQFNARTRTYKQDTDRLKADLKSMMDDKDRDQLFDGPGENQTQRQTLLKTNESIDRSTRRLNDATRTAAETERVGSSIMDTLRAQRDQITNARDTLGEADNYVDRSLRTLKTMTRRLATNKIITYGIIAVLIMLIMLVIYSKFS, encoded by the coding sequence ATGTCAGACTTATTTGAAAACTATGAATCAGACTTTAAAGTGGCGTATGCAGACGCCcaggagaaggagaacCAGATATACGGACTTACAGACCAGGATAGAAGAGTCGAGTTGATGAGAGATGTGGAAAAGTCTATTGATGACTGTTATGAGTTGATTGATTCTATGAATTTGGAGGTTCAGCAACTTTCAACTCATGAAAGAGCTCAATTTAATGCCAGAACGAGGACATACAAGCAGGATACAGACAGGCTCAAGGCAGACCTAAAATCGATGATGGATGACAAAGATCGTGACCAACTATTCGATGGACCAGGTGAGAACCAGACACAGAGGCAGACACTCTTGAAAACCAACGAGTCAATCGATAGATCAACAAGAAGGTTGAACGATGCTACAAGAACAGCTGCTGAGACAGAGAGGGTGGGATCATCCATAATGGACACTCTACGAGCTCAAAGAGATCAGATTACAAATGCAAGAGATACATTAGGTGAGGCTGATAACTATGTAGACCGGTCACTAAGAACTTTGAAGACTATGACTAGACGTCTTGCCACCAACAAGATCATAACCTACGGAATAATAGCAGTTCTCATCATGCTTATTATGTTGGTGATATACAGCAAGTTTTCATGA
- a CDS encoding uncharacterized protein (BUSCO:EOG092647CM), with protein MPTLEDITDAEDVDDLDLDLAEFDPDLVTPVAPRQRDEVDTREKELAKKEAENKEKGIEPEQPQLAKPSGPFIDPSVGSFNAPGSETNPDLPKVLTHLSDEEKKQLATMQLLYPCYFDANRSVKEGRRAPIEKCIENPLGKTVLDACKELGLPSMLETDKSHPQDFGNPGRVRVALKYKGKPTTPKIKSKRQLIYMVGEYMVKHPTTLASVKLVPGPPELMQANYKPMEVPQVAGFKMNTIVPLHSPFTMKNPETAGAYSKMHTPEDTQPKKMKPKFKRIRV; from the coding sequence ATGCCAACACTTGAGGATATAACTGATGCAGAGGATGTGGATGATTTGGATTTAGATCTTGCAGAGTTTGATCCAGATCTCGTTACTCCAGTTGCTCCAAGACAGAGAGATGAAGTTGACACTAGGGAGAAAGAATTAGCCAAGAAAGAGGCggaaaataaggaaaaggGGATAGAACCAGAGCAACCACAACTTGCCAAACCGTCAGGGCCATTTATTGATCCATCTGTAGGTTCGTTTAATGCACCAGGAAGTGAAACAAATCCGGATCTTCCAAAAGTTCTGACCCACCTTTCagatgaggaaaagaagcagctTGCCACCATGCAACTATTGTACCCATGCTATTTTGATGCAAACAGATCGGTGAAAGAGGGAAGAAGAGCGCCAATAGAAAAATGCATTGAGAATCCTCTAGGAAAGACGGTGCTTGATGCATGCAAAGAGTTAGGGCTTCCATCTATGCTAGAGACAGATAAATCACATCCACAAGACTTTGGAAATCCAGGCAGAGTGAGGGTAGCCTTAAAATATAAGGGAAAACCTACAACACCTAAGattaaaagcaaaagacAACTTATCTACATGGTTGGAGAGTATATGGTGAAGCATCCAACAACTTTGGCATCCGTGAAACTGGTTCCAGGACCTCCGGAGCTAATGCAAGCCAACTATAAACCTATGGAGGTTCCACAAGTGGCTGGCTTCAAGATGAATACCATTGTTCCACTTCATTCTCCTTTCACTATGAAGAATCCAGAGACGGCTGGTGCTTATTCAAAAATGCACACACCAGAAGATACGCAGCCTAAGAAGATGAAGCCTAAGTTTAAGAGAATCCGTGTGTAG
- a CDS encoding uncharacterized protein (BUSCO:EOG09260P2K) codes for MFSILRPNFGKNHKYGHNWSCRILCVLIVILSLASCCCASWSWSPKQKIYGPSHSDGWSVPQKRDPEIEEEKRGYSDILPKSLSDIKVTNLLLASDIEGNIHALNRQTGELVWSIVGDGPLVSTIPNNIERKISVLTTSSDISPTSPQDASTVASPAGSRTFTAKEMSGTSNKMSSNADSDASGTTWIIEPYGEGTIYYFTPEDGLQKLPASIRNLVLKSPFSLGDNFVYTGVRKSSIVKVNAKTGELMDAFGSDCVSSNCNQFSTESNTTDSRKDQADEEAILLGKTVYELSIHSRNETSWNITYTTWGPNNLHHKLASQNIESQDSLYIQPFHDSSLLALDSTTNTVKWMASLPYITVNVFDVYYDQDSPLDPKFMVLPHPLNRDGSIDDSDNSSDEAGKNNDHEHSGDESDSTYIERTKEGSWFAMSEDHYPSLVRSAPLAKYVSNERWRVPSILSNSELLGIAIAGVHDNSLKPAESQNNQHIEIYDPLKLPSVMPTGKLLSPNRHPSTKYQHQNDDTFYKRPSSMRYYQDRIAAQERLAIDGPPPPDFIAGLPPGNGHLSLWKFFVYKAFENAVVTCMCVVVVFVLAKFGVFQSANRILTNLGLGARTDLETALNANMIDKGKTSSHKKSQVDSETKDDSKADVQSNKAEKVSEVPDQKSKKPSTISNDFDKEGVQPNQKIKRRKRGARGGKKNKKNANASTVVTSSVNADDRAGITMPVIKDRIEESESNPKLTQLTPSLTVTNEVLGYGSHGTVVFKGSFEDRPVAVKRMLIDFYKIASHEIKLLQESDDHSNVIRYYCSQQSDRFLYIALELCTASLEDVIEKKTDECSAILDDMDPVRVLWQIANGLNHLHSLKIVHRDIKPQNILVTEPQLTSKDVQHCNARFLISDFGLCKKLEGDQSSFRATTAQGSGTFGWRAPELLLEDLDKGSLGKKLLSHDHRLTRAVDIFSTGCVFYHYLTKGGHPFGDKFTREGNIIRGAFDLSLLDDTVFEYEAKDLISQMIDRDPTKRPDTAEIMQHPFFWTVDKKLNFLLKVSDRFEVERRDPPSDLLKKLESVSTEVIGEKGWFRMFDDEFMNNLGKYRKYSSDRLLDLLRAMRNKHHHFRDMPESLALKMGPLPDGFYFYFAKKFPRLLMMTYHVIKTNLSDDEMLREFF; via the coding sequence ATGTTTAGTATCTTACGACccaattttggaaaaaatcACAAATATGGTCATAATTGGAGTTGCAGGATATTGTGTGTCTTAATTGTGATTTTATCATTAGCATCGTGTTGTTGTGCCTCCTGGTCTTGGAGTCCGAAGCAAAAGATATATGGCCCATCCCATTCAGATGGTTGGAGTGTGCCGCAGAAAAGGGATCCCGAgattgaagaagagaaaagaggaTATTCGGATATTTTGCCGAAGTCATTGAGTGATATTAAGGTGACAAATCTTTTATTAGCGTCCGATATTGAAGGCAATATACATGCCTTGAATCGACAGACAGGCGAACTCGTGTGGTCAATAGTAGGGGATGGCCCTCTAGTCTCAACAATTCCAAATAATATCGAAAGGAAAATATCTGTTCTCACCACATCTTCGGATATCTCTCCAACTTCCCCTCAAGATGCATCAACAGTGGCAAGTCCAGCGGGATCTCGAACTTTTACCGCTAAAGAAATGTCTGGCACTTCAAACAAGATGTCTTCAAATGCAGATTCAGATGCGTCAGGTACAACATGGATTATAGAACCATATGGTGAGGGCacaatatattatttcaCTCCGGAGGATGGCCTCCAGAAATTGCCTGCATCTATTAGAAATCTTGTTCTGAAGTCCCCATTCTCGCTTGGAGACAACTTTGTATATACTGGAGTGCGCAAATCTTCAATTGTGAAGGTGAATGCCAAGACAGGTGAACTTATGGATGCATTTGGTTCTGATTGTGTGAGTAGTAATTGCAATCAATTTTCCACTGAATCAAATACAACCGATTCTCGGAAAGATCAAGCTGATGAGGAGGCAATACTTCTTGGTAAAACTGTTTATGAACTTAGTATTCATTCGAGAAACGAAACTTCCTGGAACATTACATACACAACGTGGGGTCCTAACAATTTGCATCATAAACTTGCTAGTCAAAACATTGAATCTCAAGACAGCCTTTATATACAGCCATTTCATGATAGTTCGCTTTTAGCGCTCGACTCAACTACAAATACAGTCAAATGGATGGCTAGTCTGCCGTACATCACTGTTAATGTGTTTGATGTGTACTATGATCAAGACTCTCCTTTGGACCCTAAGTTTATGGTTTTGCCACATCCGTTGAATAGAGATGGCTCTATAGATGATTCAGATAATTCAAGTGATGAGGCCGGAAAAAATAACGATCATGAGCACAGTGGTGATGAATCAGATTCAACATATATCGAAAGAACTAAAGAAGGTTCTTGGTTTGCCATGAGCGAAGATCATTATCCATCCTTGGTGAGATCGGCACCTCTTGCTAAGTATGTTTCCAATGAACGATGGAGAGTTCCTTCCATTCTTTCTAATAGTGAGCTGCTGGGTATAGCAATAGCCGGTGTGCATGATAACTCACTCAAGCCTGCGGAATCTCAGAATAATCAGCATATAGAGATATACGATCCTCTCAAATTACCATCCGTTATGCCTACGGGCAAGCTACTTTCTCCAAATAGACATCCAAGCACAAAATATCAGCATCAGAACGATGACACTTTTTACAAAAGGCCTAGTTCCATGCGATATTACCAGGATAGAATAGCTGCACAGGAGAGATTGGCAATTGATGGACCACCACCACCTGACTTTATTGCAGGCCTTCCTCCTGGAAATGGGCATTTGTCTCTCTGGAAGTTCTTTGTGTACAAAGCATTTGAGAATGCGGTTGTGACATGCATGTGTGTAGTTGTTGTCTTTGTTTTGGCAAAGTTTGGAGTGTTCCAGTCAGCAAATAGAATTCTCACTAATTTAGGACTTGGAGCGAGAACAGATCTTGAAACGGCCTTAAATGCTAATATGATAGATAAAGGCAAGACGTCATCTCATAAGAAATCGCAGGTCGATTCTGAAACGAAAGATGACTCGAAAGCCGATGTTCAAAGTAACAAAGCCGAAAAAGTTTCGGAAGTGCCAGACCAGAAATCCAAAAAGCCATCAACAATCTCGAATGATTTTGATAAAGAAGGTGTACAGCCGAACCAAAAGatcaagagaagaaagagggGTGCaagaggaggaaagaaaaataagaaaaatgccAATGCTTCAACTGTTGTTACAAGTTCTGTAAATGCAGATGATCGTGCAGGTATAACAATGCCCGTTATTAAAGACAGGATTGAAGAATCTGAGAGTAATCCGAAATTAACACAGCTCACGCCAAGTTTAACTGTCACCAATGAGGTTTTAGGTTATGGATCGCACGGTACTGTTGTTTTCAAAGGATCGTTTGAAGACCGGCCTGTTGCAGTTAAGCGGATGTTGATTGATTTCTACAAGATTGCATCGCATGAAATCAAGCTCTTACAAGAGAGTGATGACCACTCCAACGTTATAAGGTATTATTGCTCACAGCAGTCAGACCGATTTTTGTATATTGCCTTGGAGTTGTGTACTGCTTCTTTGGAAGATGTcatcgaaaagaaaacagatGAGTGTTCTGCAATACTAGATGATATGGATCCTGTGAGAGTTCTATGGCAAATTGCTAATGGGTTGAATCATCTCCATTCCCTTAAAATTGTTCACAGAGACATAAAGCCCCAGAATATATTGGTTACCGAACCACAGCTGACAAGTAAGGATGTACAGCATTGCAATGCAAGATTCTTAATTTCCGATTTTGGACTCTGCAAAAAACTTGAAGGTGACCAATCCTCATTTAGGGCGACAACTGCTCAGGGATCGGGAACTTTTGGATGGAGAGCACCAGAATTATTATTGGAAGATCTTGATAAAGGATCCCTCGGTAAAAAGTTGTTGTCCCATGACCACCGATTGACAAGAGCCGTTGACATTTTCTCAACTGGTTGTGTGTTTTACCATTATCTCACTAAAGGTGGACATCCGTTTGGAGACAAATTTACCCGAGAAGGTAATATCATACGAGGTGCTTttgatctttctcttctggACGATACAGTTTTCGAGTATGAGGCCAAAGATTTAATTAGTCAAATGATTGATAGGGATCCTACAAAACGGCCAGATACGGCAGAAATTATGCAGCacccatttttttggacTGTGgacaagaagttgaactttcttcttaaAGTTTCGGACAGATTTGAAGTGGAGAGGCGCGATCCACCTTCTGATTTATTAAAGAAGTTGGAATCAGTTTCTACGGAGGTAATTGGCGAAAAAGGCTGGTTCCGTATGTTTGATGATGAGTTCATGAACAATCTCGGCAAGTATAGAAAATACAGTAGTGACAGGTTACTGGATTTACTCAGAGCTATGAGGAACAAGCACCATCATTTCAGAGATATGCCTGAAAGCCTTGCCTTGAAGATGGGGCCTCTTCCGGATGGCTTCTATTTCTACTTTGCTAAAAAATTTCCGAGGTTGTTAATGATGACGTACCATGTGATAAAGACGAATTTAAGTGACGATGAGATGCTGCGTGAATTTTTCTAG
- the URA5 gene encoding orotate phosphoribosyltransferase (BUSCO:EOG09264O9F): MSNNAYKKQFLDCAVEAQALKFGMFTLKSGRHSPYFFNMGQFNTARYLDELCTAYAHAIIDSGVKFDVLFGPAYKGIPLASVTVTKLYQLGGAEYADIGYSFNRKEKKDHGEGGSIVGTALKGKKVFIIDDVMTAGTAINEAFDIIKSEGGNAVACVIALDRMETTKDSEKSATNAVSERHGVPVVSIVNFDDIVERFRSKLSEKQLSDIQDYRDKYVPSA; this comes from the coding sequence ATGTCAAACAACGCATACAAAAAACAATTTCTAGACTGTGCTGTCGAGGCACAGGCACTAAAATTTGGCATGTTCACATTGAAGTCTGGTAGACACTCTCCatacttcttcaacatgGGACAGTTCAACACTGCCAGATATCTAGACGAGCTTTGTACGGCATACGCTCATGCCATTATTGACTCGGGTGTGAAGTTTGATGTGTTATTTGGACCGGCTTACAAGGGTATTCCTCTTGCTTCTGTCACTGTCACCAAGCTTTACCAGTTAGGCGGTGCAGAATATGCTGACATTGGATATTCTTTCAACaggaaggagaagaaggatcaTGGTGAGGGTGGATCGATTGTTGGTACTGCTCTCAAGGGTAAGAAAGTGTTCATTATCGATGATGTGATGACTGCTGGAACCGCCATTAACGAAGCCtttgatattattaaaAGCGAGGGAGGTAATGCCGTGGCATGTGTGATTGCCTTAGATAGAATGGAAACTACAAAGGACTCGGAAAAGAGCGCCACAAACGCTGTTTCTGAAAGACACGGCGTTCCGGTTGTTTCCATCGTCAactttgatgatattgttgAGCGTTTCCGTTCGAAATTGAGCGAGAAACAGCTTAGTGACATTCAGGACTACAGAGACAAGTACGTTCCATCTGCCTAA
- a CDS encoding uncharacterized protein (MEROPS:MER0079232), which translates to MLCRNLRQAINLRAVKNLQPLGRLLSTSSKPDVITEDGTKLKTLQNGIRLAVDETPSHFSAVGMYIDAGSRYEDRYELQGCSHLLDKLAFKSTKDFSDREIAAKLCSLGNNVMSTSSRESILYQGSSFNPEVGKLFQVMSESISKPLLTEDEIEQQKINTEYEIGEIQLDSEQILPEILQQVAFGGKNIGFPSFCTDEALKSINREKLVRYRNLFYKPSKLVVSLRGVPFGQALELTEKGFDGFKDQTPGEKIIKDKAVYTGGEKSLAVPKELAYTGQEFHHLYVGFNGIPVDDPDMYKLAVLQTLIGSGSSFSAGGPGKGMYARAYTRVLNQWGFVESCKAFMTNFTDSGLFGISMKCIPNADSAVVDLLGNELCALMSPDVSRGGISENEVSRAKSQLKSALVMNLESSLVELEDMGRQIQVLNEKTSVREMCSKIDSVTRNDLIDIATKIFTGSNPTVVVQGDREKFGDIAGRLRSHGLGMNAPKCRPADYTKWTN; encoded by the coding sequence ATGCTTTGCAGAAACCTTCGACAAGCCATAAATTTGAGAGCAGTCAAAAATCTGCAGCCTTTAGGACGGCTTTTGTCTACATCATCCAAGCCAGATGTAATTACAGAAGATGGAACTAAGTTGAAAACTTTACAGAATGGAATTCGATTGGCTGTGGATGAAACACCATCACACTTCAGTGCCGTTGGAATGTATATTGATGCTGGATCTAGGTATGAAGATAGATATGAATTGCAAGGATGTTCGCATTTGTTGGATAAACTGGCCTTTAAGTCAACCAAAGATTTTAGTGATCGAGAAATTGCAGCCAAATTGTGCTCTTTGGGAAACAACGTGATGTCCACTTCATCAAGGGAGTCAATTCTTTACCAGGGAAGTTCGTTTAACCCGGAGGTTGGTAAATTATTTCAGGTCATGAGTGAAAGCATATCGAAACCTTTATTGACTGAAGATGAGATCGAGCAGCAAAAGATTAACACAGAATATGAAATTGGGGAAATTCAGTTAGACAGTGAGCAAATTCTTCCTGAGATTTTGCAGCAAGTTGCGTTTGGAGGAAAGAATATCGGATTCCCATCATTTTGTACCGATGAAGCATTGAAAAGTATTAACAGAGAAAAGCTTGTTAGGTATAGGAACCTCTTCTACAAGCCAAGTAAACTTGTGGTTTCCTTACGTGGTGTTCCATTTGGCCAAGCTTTGGAATTAACGGAGAAAGGGTTTGATGGCTTCAAGGACCAGACTCCAGGTGAAAAGATAATTAAAGATAAAGCTGTTTACACTGGGGGTGAAAAAAGTCTTGCTGTTCCTAAAGAGCTTGCATATACTGGACAGGAATTTCACCATCTTTATGTTGGATTTAATGGTATTCCTGTCGATGATCCGGATATGTACAAGTTGGCTGTTTTGCAAACGCTTATTGGTAGTggttcatctttttctgcaGGTGGCCCAGGTAAAGGTATGTATGCACGTGCATACACCAGAGTTTTGAATCAATGGGGATTCGTGGAGAGCTGTAAGGCATTCATGACGAATTTCACCGATAGCGGACTTTTCGGCATTTCGATGAAGTGCATTCCTAATGCGGATAGTGCGGTTGTCGATTTGCTCGGTAACGAACTCTGTGCATTAATGAGTCCAGACGTTTCGAGAGGTGGCATTTCGGAGAACGAAGTCAGCAGAGCCAAGTCTCAGCTCAAATCGGCATTAGTGATGAACCTAGAAAGTAGTTTGGTCGAGTTGGAGGATATGGGAAGACAAATACAGGTGTTGAATGAAAAGACAAGCGTCCGGGAGATGTGCTCTAAAATTGACAGTGTGACAAGAAATGATCTTATTGATATTGCCACAAAAATATTCACAGGATCGAATCCAACTGTGGTTGTCCAGGGTGACAGAGAGAAGTTTGGTGATATTGCGGGCAGATTGAGAAGCCATGGTTTGGGAATGAATGCACCAAAGTGCAGACCTGCCGATTACACTAAATGGACGAATTGA